CTGCGGTGATTGGCCGTGCCAAAGGCGACCCGACCCTGGAAGAGTTGCTGGCGGGTTGCTATCGCCCGCAATCGGCAGAAGATCCGGTGGGCGCCCTGCAACACGCCTACGACCTGCTAGGTGCCAGCCACCCCTTGCAGAAAAAACTCCACACGGCGCTCAAAAGCGGCCAGGTCAAACCGGCCGCCGGCGAGCATGCCATCGACGCGGCGCTGCACGCGGGCGTCTTGCAACCGGCCGAAGCGCAAACCCTGCGCGACGCCGAAGCCGCGCGCCGCAAGGTGATCGATGTGGATGATTTCAGCAAGGAAGAGCTGACCCAGGCCGAGGGTAAAATCCGCTGAGTCAGGCGGTCATATAAAAACGGGCGCGTGAGCTATATACTCTCGCGCCCGTTTTTGCTTTAGAGGACTTATCTCGTGTCCAACGTCGTTGCCGATCATCTCGTCTTGCTCGACCACTTGCGCAGCATCCTGGTTGCCGTCGGCGAAGCCGAACAGGTGCCCGAGGAAAGCCATACACTGTTCCTGGAGCGCTTCGACGAATTGCGCGCCCTGCTGCCGATCGACCCGATCGAGAGCCAATACCTGGGCCAGGACCTGATGAGCCAGGTCATCCTGCGCTACCCGCAAATCGCCCATTTGGTGCCCCGTGACCTGCTGTGGTTCTTCGGCGGTGATTGCCTGCACTTCATGCCCGATGAAGAACTGGACCTGTACCAGTCTCTGGAAGAACGTCGCTATGAAGCCGAACAGAACGATGAGCCGTTCGACTGGAACCAGGAAAAGCAACTGCTGGCCATGCCGCAGGATCAGAGCAAGCACTGAGTTTTTCAGAACGCTGAGATCTAAATGTGGGAGCGGGCTTGCTCGCGAAAGCGGTGTGTCAGTCGCGAAAGAAGTTGACTGATCCACCGCTTTCGCGAGCAAGCCCGCTCCCACAGTTGGACCGCATTCCTACCGACGGCGCAATGTCGGCTCCTTCGCCATACACTCCACCAGATAATCAATAAACACCCGCAACTTCGGTGGCAGATACCGTGTAGGCGAATGCAGCAACCACGCCTCGCCATGGTAGGACGCAATAAAATCCCACTCGGGCAAGACCTGCACCAAACTCCCCGCCTCCAACGCATGCCGCGCCGTGAAGTACGGCAAGCTGCCAATCCCCACATGCTGCAACACCGCATCCAGGCGCACGCCGGTATGGTTCGCGGCGTAGCGCCCGCGCACGCCCACGGTCACCGCCTTGGCGCCCTGGCGAAACTTCCAGCGTGAATCCCCCGGCGTTTCCCCCAGGTAAATGCAGCTGTGTTCCAGCAAATCATGGGGATGCTCAGGCGTACCCTGCTCGGCCAGGTACTGCGGCGTGGCACACAGCAAATGCTCGATGAGCAACAGTTGGCGGCCGACCAGGCCCGGCGGCGGGCTGTCAGTGATACGGATGCTGAGGTCCACGTTGTCGTCGATAAGATCTACATGCCGGTCCTCCAGGATCAACTGCACATCCACCTTGGGATAGCGCCGCAAGAACTCCGGCATATGTGGGTGCACCACAAAGCGCCCGACTGCCTTGGGTACACTGACCCGCACCAGGCCTTCGGCCTCATGGGTGAACTGGCCGCTGATCTCCATCACCGAACGCGCCGCGTTGACCATCTCCTGGCAACGCTTGAACACCTCTTCACCGCCTTCGCTCAGGCGCAATTTGCGCGTAGTGCGTTGCAGCAACCGCGTGGCCAGGGCCTGTTCGAGACGCGAGATACTGCGGCTCACTGCCGAGGGTGAAACGCTCAGTTGTCGCGCCGCTTCGGAGAAACTGCCGGTCTCCACGACTTTGACGAAAATCGCCATTTCACCCAGCAGTGGCAAAGGAAGATTGATGCTCATGACGCACAGGTCCATTGATAATTGAACGGATTATCACCCATTCACGCACTATTTATACTGCCCGTAGAACCCTGATGCGGATGTAAATAATGACCGAGCGCCTGTTTTTCACCCACGACCATCTGACTGCCGAACTTGAAGTGCTGAGCTGCACGCCGCACGAAGGTCTGTTTGCCGTCACCTTGCAGTCGACTATTTTCCATCCCCAAGGCGGCGGGCAACCCTTCGACACCGGCTGGCTTGGCGACAGCCAGGTGCTGCGCGTCACCCAGGAAGCCGACCGAGTGGTGCATTACGTTGACCAGCCTCTGGAGCCCGGCCCGGTCACCGCACGGGTCGACGCACAACGCCGTACCCTGCACACGCGCCTGCATTCGGCCGGGCACCTGATTGGCAATGCGGGAGAAAGCCTTGGATGGATGCCGATAAAGGCCCACCATTGGCCGGGCGAATGCAAAATCACCTTTATCCGCGGCGACATGGCCCAGGCCATCGACGCCGAGGCGATTCAGCAACAGGTCAACCAATGGATCGCCGCCGACTACCCGCGCCTTATGACCCTGGAAGACGGTGCCCGTGAAGTGGGTTTCGGCGAACTGCCCGCCTACGCCTGCGGCGGCACTCATGTGCAGGCACTGAGCGAGCTGGGCCAGGTGACTATCCTGGCCTTGTCGGAGAAAAAAGGCGCGCTGTCGGTGCGTTACAGCCTCGACTAAACCGCAATCGCCCCCGCCCGCCCCGGCTCCACCACAAACGACTTGAGGGTCGACACCGTGGCGTTGGGATCGCGCGGATCCGTTATCACCCGAAAATTCGTCAGCATCTTCTGGGCCGCCAGCTCCACCGACACATACCCACGCTGGCGACTGTCGAAAAACTTCACATGCGGATTAAGCGGCAGGATCTTGCTGAACGCCTCAAAGGGCGGGCCATCGGAGGTCACCGAACTGCCGACGAACTCAGTGGCGATCACTGGCGAGTCTGGGTTGTTGGCGTCGGCATGCAGGTCGGTGGTCCAGAACGAGTGGATATCCCCGCCCCAGAACACCGGGTTACTGACCTTGTGACGCTCGATGGACGCCAGCATCCGTGAACGGTTGGCCATGTAGCCGTCCCAGCCATCGGTCCAGTGGCCGACCTTGTGGTTGCTCAGGTCGCGCTGGATCAAGGGCGCCACCAGCAAGTCCTGGGCGATCACATTCCACTGCGCCTGCGACTGGGCAAAGCCCTGGTCCAGCCAGGCCTCTTGTTGCCAGCCAAGCATGGTGCGACCGAGGTCGCGCAGGTCACTGCAAGTATTAGCGGCGATATGCCCCTGATGGCTGCCATTGGCCTGGATGCAGGGTTGCTCGGAGCGATACTGGCGCCCATCCAACACATGAAAACGCGCCAGTCGGCCATAGTCCAGGCGCCGATAAATGCGCATGTCCGGCCCCTTCGGCACGCTGCTGGCGCGCAGCGGCATGTGCTCGTAAAACGCCTGGTACGCCGCAGCCCGCTGCTGGAGAAATTGCGCCACGGGAATCTTCGGGTCCTGGGACCAGCGGTTGGCGTAGTCATTCTG
The window above is part of the Pseudomonas sp. KBS0710 genome. Proteins encoded here:
- a CDS encoding PA2817 family protein, with the translated sequence MSNVVADHLVLLDHLRSILVAVGEAEQVPEESHTLFLERFDELRALLPIDPIESQYLGQDLMSQVILRYPQIAHLVPRDLLWFFGGDCLHFMPDEELDLYQSLEERRYEAEQNDEPFDWNQEKQLLAMPQDQSKH
- a CDS encoding LysR family transcriptional regulator, which encodes MSINLPLPLLGEMAIFVKVVETGSFSEAARQLSVSPSAVSRSISRLEQALATRLLQRTTRKLRLSEGGEEVFKRCQEMVNAARSVMEISGQFTHEAEGLVRVSVPKAVGRFVVHPHMPEFLRRYPKVDVQLILEDRHVDLIDDNVDLSIRITDSPPPGLVGRQLLLIEHLLCATPQYLAEQGTPEHPHDLLEHSCIYLGETPGDSRWKFRQGAKAVTVGVRGRYAANHTGVRLDAVLQHVGIGSLPYFTARHALEAGSLVQVLPEWDFIASYHGEAWLLHSPTRYLPPKLRVFIDYLVECMAKEPTLRRR
- a CDS encoding alanyl-tRNA editing protein codes for the protein MTERLFFTHDHLTAELEVLSCTPHEGLFAVTLQSTIFHPQGGGQPFDTGWLGDSQVLRVTQEADRVVHYVDQPLEPGPVTARVDAQRRTLHTRLHSAGHLIGNAGESLGWMPIKAHHWPGECKITFIRGDMAQAIDAEAIQQQVNQWIAADYPRLMTLEDGAREVGFGELPAYACGGTHVQALSELGQVTILALSEKKGALSVRYSLD
- a CDS encoding alkaline phosphatase, with amino-acid sequence MNDAVDHGRRRVLTGLAVATAFAILSPFARSAGVDYPFTLGVASGDPLPDGFVIWTRLAPLFNAADGSGGLKRAVPVRWRVASDAAMTRIVKQGEVLATERFAHSVHVEVAGLTAGRPYWYQFEGLGAQSPVGQARTTPPLQAMASARLGFVSCSHWERGYFSAYRHLAAEQPDLVFFLGDYIYDSSYTADSGKVFRSHGSGNAKSLRDYRNRYALYKTDPDLQALHAAAPSVATWDDHEVQNDYANRWSQDPKIPVAQFLQQRAAAYQAFYEHMPLRASSVPKGPDMRIYRRLDYGRLARFHVLDGRQYRSEQPCIQANGSHQGHIAANTCSDLRDLGRTMLGWQQEAWLDQGFAQSQAQWNVIAQDLLVAPLIQRDLSNHKVGHWTDGWDGYMANRSRMLASIERHKVSNPVFWGGDIHSFWTTDLHADANNPDSPVIATEFVGSSVTSDGPPFEAFSKILPLNPHVKFFDSRQRGYVSVELAAQKMLTNFRVITDPRDPNATVSTLKSFVVEPGRAGAIAV